Genomic segment of Salvia hispanica cultivar TCC Black 2014 chromosome 2, UniMelb_Shisp_WGS_1.0, whole genome shotgun sequence:
TAGAAAAGCTGCCCCCTCCCTCCATTCCTACGACAGTTAGAGTGCCCTTCCCATTTgcggtgaagaagaagaagttggaTGAGCAATTCTCCAAATTTCTCGATATTTTTAGGAAGGTGCACATTAATATACCATTGATGGAAGCTCTGCAAGAGATGCCTACATATGCAAAGTTCCTAAAAGATGTGCtctccaagaagaagaagtggaATGATTATGAGACGGTGAACATATCTGAAAACTGTAGTGCGATAATTCAAAAGAAGCTACCTGCCAAGCTTAAAGATCCTGGGAGTTTTAATATCTCATGCGTCATTGGAAATGACAGACAGACAAAGGCACTGTGTGATCTGGGGGCGAGCATAAATTTGATgccattatcatttttcagaAAGATGAAGATCGACACTCTCAAGCCGACTACAATCACACTGCAGATGGCAGATAGATCAGTCACCTATCCTAAAGGAATTGTTGAGGATGTTCTGGTGAAGGTACACGACTTCATATTTCCCGTCGATTTTGTAGTGTTGGATATGGAGGAAGACATGAATGTGCCGCTTATCCTAGGGCGCCCATTCCTAGCCACGGGAAAAGCATTGATAGATATAGCAAAGGGAGAGCTCACTCTTCGTATGGGCAGCAAACGACACATTTTATCTATCTATAATGCTATGAAGAGTCGTGAAGATGAGGAACTTGTTATGAAGATGGAGTGCAAAGGGGTGCATGTTGTAGATGTGACATCTCTAACCCgaaatctacattattttgcatatcaTCATATTGcatattatattgtcattTATGCTACAGAGATATGAATTGTATCatagagaatatatttatttttatgattgacTCGGTATAGTTGAATATATAGATAGTTTTGATTCAGGAGAATTTTAAGTAGGAGTGTGTATATAgtatgtaattaaattaatgtatatgctataattatttaaatatatgtgcatgtgtatatagtactagtacttatacgtacttataatataatatatatgtatgcttTTGGATAAAAGGTTACATGCATTAAATAAATTGCTATGTACGTTTTGTtaatataattactacattgttatattattatttatgtggTTGACGTACGTGCTGCATTTTTAGATAAGAGCAAGACACTTGTAATTATAACATTCATTTAATTGGTATGAGTCAGGCAAAATGGCCGAcgtacaaatatatatacatatacctATTGAAAAAAAGGGTTCAGAAGGAAAACAGAAGTTGAGAAAAAAGTTTTGTACCGAGTGTTATAAATCAAGAGTCGAATCAGGAGTTCGATAAGTTTATCTATCATGACCAGGTGTGTATagatcacacttttaattttacatattttttatgtgattgattgttACGTGTTAAGttggagtgaatatttgaattatatgatatgagactaaatggttatgtgttatttgatatgtgatttgtgcaatGAATATGCATTGGaattattattgatgaaatatatgggtatgtaattggtgcaatggatatgATTGATGCATGGTATTAGAATATCTTGAAACATTgaattaaagaggatatgtgacagtcttgctctggatctgatatacaatggcaaaagacctacgggtcatatacaatgataatagacctacgggtcaataCAAAGAGCAAAGAGGGatcttcgtggaaaggtcaatcaaagaggggccttcgtggaaaggtcaaaatatgcaaagaggggccttcgtggaaaggtcaaatcaaagagggaccttcgtggaaaggtcaaataaatataagggaCCTACGGGTTctatacaatggaaatcccgggcagataccaggcttgatgtgtcacagaataataaaaagaatggagaggcatatgcatatgaatgtTAAATtgttatgatatttattacttccggTGATATATGTTGGTGAATGAATGTATTTGATATAtgtatgtggaattaaaggtaaggtttatatacactgagttgtggctcatataaaccactaatatttttcaggaataagatatcaatgattCGTGGGTTGATGTGAGTTACAGTTATTATTAGGGTCGGCGACTGACGCATTTTGGCAacttctcttcctcatcatttttttgcatgtagataaatgtatagtatatagagtggtgagagggtcccactatGGATTAGAAcgttttgaaatatgtacttgataaatgttgatttttgaaatgatataatatatgtgttttatttacttgacgtgtggaatatttattataaatttttgaatttaaataatagtaagtGCATACGTCATAAGGGTTGGGGTGTGACAGTAGAGGTCCAAAAGACACAAGCAATTGAGTCCACATTGGGGGATTTTTCATTGCCGCGGTGGATGTTTGGTTCATGTGGTGGATCACTTTCTAAAGAAGAGACTGCACCAAATTCTAAagtgaaggagaagaaaacaaaagctGCAAATTCATCCAAAGTGGAAACCAAAATTTGTGATGGAGCTTTGAAAACTACTTGGTGGAAGAAGAGATTGTCTAGATCATATGCTTCCAAGATTGATAGAAAATCCAACACCACCATTTATGGCGTGACATGATGCAACTCATGGAGGACGTCGAGCCAACGACGATAACCAAAGGCACTGTAGGGGAGGTAACCCCTAGTaggtaacttttaattttatcgtttcattttgtttttggtgtgtTTTTTTTGCTTGCTTACCATGTATGTCTCCTTTCTCCACCAAtttcaaacttattctttGCTTAGctttgaataagtttggggggatgataTGGTGGATAGGGACACTAACGAGGTACGTATCTTATTGctttttgttgctttattttttttaggatataattatttttgttagaaCTCCATGATTTTTTGCTTTGATTGGTTGggatttattgaaataaaaaatttgaaattgaattgaaaattttggtaGGTATTTTGGGTGAAGACTAGTCGTCTATGATAAAAGAACCTTCCACTTTGAGCTATCACTTGACCATTGACTTGAGAGTTTAAGTAATAGGATGCGTAAGTAACGAATTGCTTGTTTGCCTTGATTCATGCTATTTGCCCAGTGAGACTTGAACTTTTAATTCTTTCATGTgtgatttatcatcaaatgtgtatgtgtttctagaacttgctccttgTCTTCTTGAGTCTACATAGTGACCTTAGAGATAGGGGAAGATGTTAGGCCATTGTTGTTAGCCTTATTTTTACCTAAACAccttattatataataataccCTTGATAGCCAAGTTTGAGCTTATTGCCTTTTCTTTTGTCAAGCTAATCAAGTGGGTTGGGAATCCTAGACTTTAGAATTGTTGAACTATGAAAACAAGAGTTTGAAGAGTTTAGTTGTTGAAAGAAATTGGTTGTGTTTAGCTTATAAGTTGGTAATTGGTtgtacttaaaaaaaaaagaaaaaaaagaaaaaaaaagagaaaagaaaagaaagaaaaaacatatatatagtatatagagaATAATTCAAGATCTTTGGAAGTTGGGAAGAAATTAGACAAACTCTAGTTATTGTTGAGAAGTGTTTTGGTGAATGGTTGAAGTTGAAAGTGGATTGTGTAATGTCTTGGAATTTCACATCTTTTTGGGAATTTAGTcactttagccaaatattacCCTACcttaccaaagagcctacattataaCCTAAACAAAAGACCTTTCGAACTCTAGATTTATTGTCACACGAAGTAGAGGAGAGGTTAGAcattgagcaagcctatggtaaaccatgcatttttgattgatttaagTGTTACTTGATATCCTATACACTTTGAGTGAGATgaatatacacacatatatacatccCGAGTGAAGCATGAATCCAAGGTGATATACGAGTTAGTAGTAAAAGTGCATTCGATGGCTTAACTTGATGGAATTTGTATTGTGATATGCTCATTTATTCCGTATTATTTGAGACGATGATGATGTCTAAAACTCTTTTGAATCCAAGTTTCTTCtagttctttttcttcattgctcGAGGACTAGCAATtgtttaagtttgggggagttgattcacttggattttacatggttttagagagtagttttacttgattttgatcatatattgtgtactttgagacatggttatagctacttctctattatttcggtattttgaccattttgtgaagaatgtgttgaaaaatgtacaaaacatgtggatgtgcagctgcTCAGTGTTCGAGACAGCTtttctggagattttgaagtccgatTCGCATGTaatgcataccattctcttcatcttcgaaagagctttgcgtggatatcttaaacgtctcaatcggagttcggtagaagaagttattgCCGTTTTACCAAGACTGCGCGGAGCAGTGATAtagctggcgacccgccaggttcgcatgcaaacgaacctggcgacccgccagcaaAAGACGAGAAAAATGCAGTAAgcagctggcgactcgccagcttcgACGCACACCCAACCGGGCGACCCGCCAGCTTCGTTCGACAGTTTATTCCGGGCCTAAAGTCAACCCTAGGTGTATATATGCCTAGTAAACGCCTCCAAACAGAACTTACACGCCTTCAAACCCAAAAATACCactttttcacctaggaagaagagaagaacgagcagaggacgagtattcatcgcaaAATTGAAGACGAGAcctccaatccgcccaatccaattctaggagtttctacttttcgttttattcttgttcaaaccatgtttttgaatatttctttgaatatttctttgacttttgtgatgaacatgagtagctaaatccttcatagagttctacgggggagatacaatgattcttatgtttaattgatttcctttttctatgccttgactcatgtggttattttgatttcttctgtgcttatacatttatttaactgatcaccttataaatgcatgtgggtttactacaagaactgagaagtgagtagtttaatttgaaagagaagaaattgacgtctttgccaatataatcgagagatttgagcctttgaatgaagctaagtatcttaggagctattaggagttgttgccttagttctaggaaggagacttcgcttctaggtagcaatctacaaattatatgctttgagaaataatatagttttaccttagtgatagcttaataacccttgagaccctttgttggcatatttaggaagttagttgagcataggatagttgttatcgatcccgtaggattctacccttctcatccttgatctacatccgttttctcttatttgcttttagttttctatttgtttttaattgtttttaccttgCTTTTAAGTAGATTCAGAAAACCAAAATTCcgattcatctagatagtagttgaggttggttcgtggtaattaggttgacacTCATTGTCtttgtggatacgatactctttgctTAATATTTGTTAcattagccccgtacacttgcgggtatacttgtgttaaaaataagttgagtcaa
This window contains:
- the LOC125206652 gene encoding uncharacterized protein LOC125206652, producing the protein MSKQLDLLTTQLGIMEMRQPRPELQGGVEGVNYVHQGGNNMNFNNYRPNQGGGNYNNYGNKVHPNLSYGNPNNALQPPPGFTVSNGLVEQQKKPTTEDILASFMNQTTKYMEKTDKYMESTSQRLGKVENDVQSLNEHMKSIDTQISQISQAVGVHHQPGQFPAQTINNPKDCKAINLRSGKSYEGPSMPVEEKKSTPEEDVRAEENSKGKNKVDIQTKKDAVLEKLPPPSIPTTVRVPFPFAVKKKKLDEQFSKFLDIFRKVHINIPLMEALQEMPTYAKFLKDVLSKKKKWNDYETVNISENCSAIIQKKLPAKLKDPGSFNISCVIGNDRQTKALCDLGASINLMPLSFFRKMKIDTLKPTTITLQMADRSVTYPKGIVEDVLVKVHDFIFPVDFVVLDMEEDMNVPLILGRPFLATGKALIDIAKGELTLRMGSKRHILSIYNAMKSREDEELVMKMECKGVHVVDVTSLTRNLHYFAYHHIAYYIVIYATEI